In a single window of the Antedon mediterranea chromosome 1, ecAntMedi1.1, whole genome shotgun sequence genome:
- the LOC140040880 gene encoding uncharacterized protein, which produces MIMKNCWMASIDFKKDAYYSVGIHKDSQKYLKFHYQGELYKFTAYPNGLSFCPRTFTKLLKPPLSFLRKSRGHILCAYIDDLLLIGSTYKRCVDTIMETIKMFDSLGFVIHPEKSVFIPTQSITFLGFNINSGNMKITLTSPKIDRLTNCITRILATPTPTIRKIAQIIGYIVSSFPAVQYGKCHYRAVERDKINALKTARGNFDSKMCLSSSAIEDLQWWLINLPQCFNVIGHLATDLTIYTDASLSGWGAAMGEAATGGHWTVNERKYHINYLELLAAYFGLTSFSKQVLGKQGYTENNTRQGAGNSSSTRLAIPIVVPHAAGDTQGSNTNSTGTRPSGDASTTGLDSSSTQETTTAHMSCIRRSLLSKGFTSGTIEIILASWRAGTKVQYQTMANRWFEFCERKNCDIISPHVTLPLEFLSDMFNSGLSYSSINTARSMLSSLFAVGQEYASFGQLPIVKRFMKGIFELRPSLLRYSWNVNVALDYIRGQPSIQESSLKEISQRLAFLLCLLSGQRCQTILNLSIANMEKSDHKIVFYVTEKLKHTRVGSHQKPLEFNAFPSDKKLCIVFLLTEYLSRTSVFRQDKAQLLLSYISPHKPISKDTVSHWVKKFMCNAGIQGCHQLFGVPVGKFFTSHLLNKNVDLNNIMKSAGWAKEETFQKYYNRIAPPTFNYGTAVLESCSSEK; this is translated from the exons ATGATAATGAAGAATTGTTGGATGGCCTCTATTGACTTTAAAAAGGATGCATATTATAGTGTGGGAATACACAAGGATTCTCAGAAGTATCTAAAATTTCACTATCAGGGAGAACTTTATAAATTTACAGCATATCCAAATGGTCTTTCCTTTTGCCCACGAACATTCACCAAACTATTAAAACCACCACTTAGTTTTCTGAGAAAGTCGAGAGGACATATTTTATGTGCCTATATTGATGATTTACTATTAATAGGATCCACATACAAGAGATGCGTTGATACTATTATGGAAACAATAAAGATGTTTGATAGTTTAGGTTTTGTCATACATCCTGAAAAATCAGTTTTTATACCTACACAAAGTATCACATTCTTAggttttaatattaattcagGTAATATGAAAATTACTTTGACAAGTCCAAAAATTGATCGACTTACTAACTGTATTACCAGGATATTGGCAACACCTACTCCAACAATTCGAAAGATAGCACAGATTATTGGGTATATCGTGTCAAGCTTCCCTGCTGTACAATATGGTAAATGCCATTATCGGGCAGTGGAGAGGGATAAGATTAATGCTTTAAAGACAGCCAGAGGAAATTTCGACTCTAAAATGTGTTTGTCATCCTCGGCTATTGAGGATCTACAATGGTGGCTGATAAACCTACCAcaatgttttaatgtaattggACATTTAGCAACTGATTTAACTATTTACACAGACGCCTCTCTTTCTGGTTGGGGGGCAGCAATGGGTGAAGCCGCTACAGGTGGTCATTGGACAGTAAATGAGAGAAAATACCATATAAATTATTTAGAGCTATTAGCTGCATATTTTGGCCTGACATCCTTTTCCAAACAAGTTCTAGGTAAACAG GGTTATACAGAAAATAATACAAGACAAGGCGCAGGGAATTCTAGTAGTACCAGATTGGCCATCCCAATCGTGGTACCCCATGCTGCTGGGGATACTCAAGGAAGCAACACAAATTCAACCGGCACCAGACCTTCTGGTGATGCCAGCACAACCGGGCTTGACTCATCCTCTACACAAGAAACTACGACTGCTCATATGTCATGTATCAGGAGAAGCTTATTATCAAAGGGATTTACCTCAGGCACAATAGAGATCATACTAGCATCGTGGCGAGCAGGAACAAAGGTTCAATATCAAACTATGGCTAACAGATGGTTTGAATTTTGTGAGAGAAAAAATTGTGACATTATTTCACCACATGTGACATTACCACTTGAGTTTTTATCAGATATGTTTAATTCAGGTTTATCGTACAGTTCTATTAATACTGCTAGAAGTATGCTGTCTTCTCTTTTTGCTGTAGGTCAAGAGTATGCATCTTTTGGTCAATTACCTATTGTGAAACGCTTTATGAAGGGTATTTTTGAATTAAGACCATCTTTACTAAGGTACAGTTGGAATGTCAATGTTGCCCTAGATTACATCAGAGGGCAACCATCAATCCAAGAATCATCGCTGAAAGAAATATCACAAAGATTGGCGTTCTTATTGTGTCTTTTAAGTGGTCAAAGGTGCCAGACGATATTAAATCTCTCGATTGCAAATATGGAAAAGAGTGATCATAAAATTGTTTTCTATGTAACTGAAAAATTAAAGCATACACGGGTTGGCTCACATCAAAAGCCATTGGAATTCAATGCGTTTCCATCTGACAAAAAATTATGCATTGTGTTTTTGTTGACAGAATATCTTTCACGTACAAGTGTTTTTCGCCAGGATAAGGCACAGCTACTGTTAAGTTACATTTCCCCACATAAGCCGATTTCAAAGGATACAGTGTCCCACTGGGTAAAGAAATTCATGTGTAATGCAGGTATAcagggatgtcaccagcttTTTGGAGTGCCGGTCGGAAAATTTTTTA CTTCTCATcttctaaataaaaatgttgatctaAACAACATCATGAAGTCAGCTGGTTGGGCTAAGGAGGAAACTTTTCAGAAATATTATAATCGTATAGCACCTCCTACTTTTAATTATGGTACTGCAGTTCTTGAGTCATGCTCAAGCGAGAAATGA
- the LOC140040889 gene encoding uncharacterized protein — MHLRKHTRKTQYQREHCGKKFKQNGNLEIRLRKYTGETPYDCEHGGKTPYECEHCGKKFKQSGDLKRHLRTHTGDTPYECEHCGKKFKLNGNLKRHLRIHTGDTPYECEHCGKKFKLSWNLKMHLRTHTGETPYECEHCGKKCKHNEDLKRHLRIHTGEAPYECEHCGKKFKQNGDLKRHFRIHTRETPYECEHCGKKFKQNGNLKMHLRTHTGETPYECQHCKCKHNGDLKRHLRIHTGEARYECAHCDLLMNEYDFNKEEFNSVNTNMKCKCEHCGDEFEFRDLKEHLGIHVHSKEFKCENSEDFLLNGQTPYYDFEHCRPRIEESKHFGLPIVEKSSYEFEHCRNDESENSSNTAVEASETQHECEHCGKTFKQNANLKKHLRIHTGEAPFECKHCGKNFKERGNLNKHLRMHTGEKPYDCEYCGKKFRSSVNLTKHLRVHTGEKPYECEQCQRKFKHSGQLKIHFRTHTGETPYGCEHCGKKFKCREPVNHRQEAVFCEECQHRTCGTGITRAAYLAGIRDGYIDWTCNKCVRPVPEEPAAQLDVFVGDLGAFEEPAVVEEQNLPNPYRWCLINNAGRTIGMQRKKWTKRPGTVPCMEFKCEHCGDKFELSDLKEHLGIHVRFKELKCENTNDVEPQDETPYEKEGENFEINTAIETSYKCEHCEKQFEQKEDLKQHLQIHREEKPYECEQCNKRFKQNANFKKHLRIHTGETPYECEHCRKKFKERGNLNKHLRVHTGEKPYECEHCGKKFSCSQNLKKHLRVHTGETPYECEHCGRKFAQSGEMKVHVRIHTGEKPYECEQCGKKFGASGSLKKHLRVHSGEKPFECKYCSKKFSSKKYLIVHTRLHTGEQLYECEYCGKKINNKDNWRKHVMLHTGERPYECEHCGKKFRGNRNLKLHLKIHTGEKPFECEYCGKKFNDKRQWKKHVMLHTGERPYGCEHCGKKFRGNKNLKLHLRIHTGEKPFECEHCGKKFQYRETFKKHLRIHTGETPYECEHCGMKFKGGNQLGIHLRIHNTIAPPSHNLEQNKGNVNVKSPLKILRATPSGSYGCEQKCINNFITHKRETESKCEHCGIKFETIEYLKSHLRIHIKKEIPSYECEQKCITNFITYKKETPYEMDCKEETPYGMEHKEKTPYGLEHKENNICGERRLKFDFIDKQKLIDQVKKRKTNMKYKCEHCGDKFDGELKVHVRSHTGETPFECEQCGKKFKANANLKDQFRVHTEETPYECIFCTKKFKSNGSLNSHLKLHTGNLPYECEQCGRKCASNGILKKHLRIHREERPYECEHCGKTFKTNEGLKSHLKTHGEPRYKCEYCGVKYQDKRCFQMHLERHTIGNEWEDYIIKSNCNDMFNLRTEETSYVNNIKIPVHFRIIEEIER, encoded by the exons atgcatttgagaaaACACACAAGAAAGACACAATATCAacgtgaacattgtggtaagaaatttaaacaaaatggaaatttagAGATTCGTTTGAGAAAatacacaggagagacaccatatgattGTGAACATGGTG gaaagacaccatatgaatgtgaacattgtggtaagaaatttaaacaaagtggtgatttgaaaagacatttgagaacacacacaggagatacaccatatgaatgtgaacattgtggtaagaaatttaaactcaatggaaatttgaaaagacatttgagaatacacacaggagatacaccttatgaatgtgaacattgtgggaagaaatttaaactaagctggaatttgaaaatgcatttgagaacacacacaggagagacaccatatgaatgtgaacattgtggtaaaaaatgtaaacacaatgaggacttgaaaagacatttgagaatacacacaggagaggcaccatatgaatgtgaacattgtggtaagaaattcaaacaaaatggggatttgaaaagacattttagaatacacacaagagagacaccatatgaatgtgaacattgtggtaagaaatttaaacaaaatggaaatttgaaaatgcatttgagaacacacacaggagagactccatatgaatgtcaacattgt aaatgtAAACACAATGGGGacttgaaaagacatttgagaatacacacaggagaggcaCGATATGAATGTgcacattgtg atttattgatgAATGAATATGACTTCAACAAAGAAGAATTTAACAGTGTAAATACCAACATGAAATGcaaatgtgaacactgtggagATGAATTTGAGTTCAGGGATTTGAAGGAACATTTAGGAATACACGTACATAGTAAAGAGTTTAAATGTGAAAACTCCGAGGATTTTCTGCTAAATGGCCAAACACCATATTATGATTTTGAACATTGTAGGCCTAGAATTGAAGAAAGTAAACATTTTGGACTACCCATTGTCGAAAAATCTTCATATGAATTTGAACATTGTCGAAATGACGAAAGTGAGAATTCAAGTAACACTGCCGTAGAAGCTTC AGAGACACaacatgaatgtgaacattgtgggaagacaTTTAAACAGAATGCGAATTTGAAAaagcatttgagaatacacacaggagaagcACCATTTGAATGTAAACACTGTGGGAAGAATTTTAAAGAAAGGGGGAATTTAAACAAGCATTTGCGGATGCatacaggagagaaaccatatgattgtgaatactgtgggaagaaatttagatCTAGTGTAAATTTGACAAAacatttgagagtacacacaggagagaagcCATACGAATGTGAACAGTGTCAAAGgaaatttaaacacagtgggcaattaaaaatacattttagaaCTCACACAGGGGAGACACCGTATggatgtgaacattgtggaaagaaatttaaa TGTAGAGAACCTGTTAATCATCGCCAGGAGGCTGTTTTTTGCGAGGAGTGCCAACATCGAACTTGCGGTACTGGTATAACACGTGCTGCCTATCTTGCTGGTATCCGCGACGGCTACATTGATTGGACGTGTAATAAATGTGTGCGACCTGTTCCAGAGGAACCTGCAGCCCAACTAGATGTCTTTGTTGGAGACCTTGGAGCATTTGAAGAGCCTGCAGTTGTTGAGGAACAAAACTTACCAAACCCATATCGA TGGTGCTTAATTAACAATGCAGGGCGTACCATTGGGAT GCAGCGAAAGAAGTGGACAAAAAGGCCGGGAACTGTACCATG CATGGAGTTcaaatgtgaacactgtggagATAAATTTGAGTTAAGTGATTTGAAGGAGCATTTAGGAATACATGTCCGTTTTAAAGagttaaaatgtgaaaacacaAACGATGTTGAACCACAAGATGAGACACCCTATGAGAAAGAAGGTgagaattttgaaataaacactGCCATAGAAACTTcatataaatgtgaacattgtgagaAGCAATTTGAACAAAAAGAAGATTTGAAACAACATTTGCAAATACACAGAgaagagaaaccatatgaatgtgaacaatgtAATAAAAGATTTAAACAGAATGCGAAtttcaaaaaacatttgagaattcacacaggagaaacaccatatgaatgtgaacattgtaggaagaaatttaaagaaagggggaatttgaataaacatttgagagtacacacaggagagaaaccatatgaatgtgaacattgtggaaagaaatttagctGCAGtcagaatttgaaaaaacatttgagagtacacacaggagaaacaccatatgaatgtgaacattgtgggaggAAATTTGCACAAAGCGGGGAAATGAAAGTTCATGTCAGAATTCACACAGGAgaaaaaccatatgaatgtgaacaatgtggGAAGAAATTCGGAGCTAGtggttctttaaaaaaacatctgAGAGTACATAGTGGAGAAAAACCATTTGAATGTAAATATTGTTCAAAGAAATTTAgctcaaaaaaatatttaatagtacACACACGGTTACACACAGGAGAGCAactatatgaatgtgaatattgtgggaagaaaattaacaataaaGACAACTGGCGAAAACATGTGATgctacacacaggagagagaccatatgaatgtgagcattgtggaaagaaatttagaggtaatagaaatttaaaattacatttaaaaattcaCACTGGAGAgaaaccatttgaatgtgaatattgtgggaagaaatttaacgATAAAAGACAATGGAAAAAACATGTGATgctacacacaggagagagacCATATGGATGTGagcattgtggaaagaaatttagaggcaataaaaatttaaaattgcatTTGAGAATTCACACTGGAGAgaaaccatttgaatgtgaacattgtggtaagaaattccAATATCGGGAGACcttcaaaaaacatttgagaatacacacaggagaaacaccttatgaatgtgaacattgtgggatgaAATTTAAAGGAGGAAATCAATTGGGAATACATTTGAGAATTCACAATACAATAGCGCCACCATCTCATAATTTGGAACAGAACAAAGgtaatgtaaatgtaaaatcACCGTTGAAAATACTCAGAGCGACACCATCTGGATCTTATGGATGtgaacaaaaatgtataaataattttataacacACAAGAGAGAGACAGAATctaaatgtgaacattgtggaataAAATTCGAAActattgaatatttaaaatcgcatttgagaatacacataAAAAAGGAAATACCGTCTTATGAATGTGAACAGAAATGTATAACTAATTTTATAACATACAAGAAGgagacaccatatgaaatgGATTGTaaagaagagacaccatatggaATGGAACATAAAGAGAAGACACCATATGGACTGGAACATAAAGAAAATA atatatGTGGAGAACGACGATTGAAATTTGACTTTATTGATAAACAAAAACTAATTGATCAAGTAAAAAAGAGGAAAACCAACATGAAGTAcaaatgtgaacactgtggagATAAATTTGA tggagAATTAAAAGTACACGTTAGATCTCACACGGGAGAGAcgccatttgaatgtgaacaatgtggTAAGAAATTCAAAGCTAATGCAAATTTGAAAGATCAGTTTAGAGTACATACAGAAGAGACGCCATATGaatgtatattttgtacaaaGAAATTTAAGTCTAATGGGTCTTTAAACTCACATTTGAAATTACACACAGGAAACttaccatatgaatgtgaacaatgtggGAGGAAATGTGCCTCTaatggaatattaaaaaaacatttgagaattcaCAGAGAAGAgagaccatatgaatgtgaacattgtgggaagacatttaaaacaaatgaaggattaaaatcacatttgaaaacaCATGGAGAACCACGGTATAAATGCGAATATTGTGGAGTGAAATACCAAGATAAAAGGTGCTTCCAAATGCATTTGGAAAGACACACAATAGGGAATGAATGGGAGGATTATATTATCAAATCCAATTGCAATGATATGTTTAACTTACGCACAGAAGAGACATcgtatg tGAATAATATTAAGATACCAGTGCATTTTAGAATAATAGAAGAAATTGAGCGTTGA